A genomic region of Eucalyptus grandis isolate ANBG69807.140 chromosome 5, ASM1654582v1, whole genome shotgun sequence contains the following coding sequences:
- the LOC104446670 gene encoding TMV resistance protein N-like, whose translation MASSSNTEKAYDVFLSFRGADLRKSFVGHLYQALNQKGIHTFRDNEELKKGDQISPALMKAIEESCIAIIIFSDDYASSKWCLEEVAKIMECREPKNLTVLPVFYKVDPREVRQGRHSYQRALNKHESKLGKNSEKVTRWKEALFAASNLSGWHLNDG comes from the coding sequence atggcttcttcttcaaacacCGAAAAGGCTTATGACGTCTTCCTAAGCTTTAGAGGGGCAGATTTGCGTAAGAGCTTCGTCGGCCATCTCTACCAAGCTTTAAACCAGAAAGGAATACACACTTTCCGAGATAATGAGGAGCTGAAAAAGGGAGACCAAATATCACCAGCGCTTATGAAGGCCATCGAAGAATCGTGCATCgcaatcatcattttctctgaTGACTATGCTTCTTCAAAGTGGTGCTTGGAAGAGGTGGCGAAGATTATGGAGTGTAGGGAGCCAAAGAACCTTACTGTTCTCCCAGTGTTTTATAAGGTGGACCCAAGAGAAGTGAGACAAGGAAGACATAGTTATCAAAGAGCTCTAAATAAGCATGAATCCAAGCTTGGGAAGAATTCAGAGAAAGTGACGAGATGGAAGGAAGCTCTTTTTGCCGCTAGTAACTTGTCTGGGTGGCATTTGAACGATGGGTAA